The DNA sequence taaaataaaaatcaataattaaaaaaaaattattttgataTATTGTTTATTAGAAAACTGATATTATCGATGAATTAAGGGATATAGCTTTGAACTTACGTTCGTATAATTTCTCCAAAACTTACGTTCGTATAATTTCTCCAAAAAATTTCACATCAACTCGGTGATCGAACTTGGATTTTCTCTTCATCTTAGTGCACAATTTCGGATAATTTTGTTCTCTTTGCCTTCCCAGTCCATCACATCACCTATTTTTCTGAAAAGTTACATATAAATATTATTGGCTTAGATCTGGTAGAATTGTTAGTTCACTTGCATCGCCAAGAATTTTCCCTACTTTAGAGAGCTAAATTAATATTACACACTTTTGGGTGGTGTTGGTGTGTTTTAAATGGATAATGATCGTCAATTGCTATCGGTATAAAGAGATTCAAATTATAAACCACATTTACTAAGAATTTTACACTAACAGTAAACGAGGTAAAGAGTATCACTAACACTAACAGTGAACGAGGTAGAGAGTATCACTATTAAAAATGATGACAAGGAGACGATTCAAGATATTCTTGTTAATATTCCTATTGCTCGAGGATTCACATCTAACTACGTCCAACCCTATAATTGATATAGCAATATGAGAGAAATTAGATGCAACGGATATAAAAACTATAATcgttaattatatttttatttttagttgaaCAGTTATTAAATGCAAATTGATgatttcccaatcaagtaagaATTTGTCAGACATGCAATGAGAACCATATTCattaattatatttatttaGTTGAGTAATCATCCTTTACACTCTATAAcctaaatattatttattttttgttgatttaAACTTAAATAAGAGATATAATGAAACAGAGCAGTTGGGCCTATTCTTTTTCGGTTTAGGCATGGACTGAGCCCAATGTTTTCAGACTTTAAAAGCGGATTGTAAAGCGAGACGGGGAGGACGCATATATAAGATAGAGCGTAGAAGCTCCCAAACTGTTGTCTTGGAAAGCAATTTAAGAATCCGATCAAAAGAGTgaataagaagaagaggaacactATGGAAGCCGAAGCTCAAGAATCGAGCCCCCAAAACGACGCCGTCATCACCTCCTTCTGCGAGATCACCTCCGCCTCCAAACAAGAAGCCCTCTTCTTCCTCGAATCCCACAATTACGACCTCGACGCCGCCGTTTCCACTTTCTTGGACAACGAAAACGCCGCCGCTGACGACGACGCCGCCGTCACCGTCACCAACCCGGTCCAGCCCTCCCACTCGCTCTCGCCGTCTCCGTCACACTCGCCCGAGTACTCGCCCTCCCAGTCGCCCACGCGCTCTCGCTCCCCGTCGCCGGCTCCGTCTCGCCCGGCCTACCAGCTCCGGTCCAAACGCGCCGCCTCCGGGACCAGCAAGGAGGACAACAAGCCGCCGGCTGCGCGTACACGTGGCGGCATTCGCACGCTTTCCGATCTGAATCGGCGTCCGGTGAAGGATGGGTCTGACAGTGACTCCGATGAGCCCAACGAGTACTACACTGGTGGCGAGAAAAGGTATATTCTTTTTTGGTTCCCAAAACTTTGGAGTAAAATTATTGGCTTTTGTCCTTAGTAAGGATAATTTGCTGGTTTAGTAATGTGAATACAGAATCCAATGGTTTGTGTTAGTAATTTGCCATATTAACTCACTTACTGCATTAAGCTGCAAATTTTTGTTCTTAGCAATTGATAGGTTACTGAGAAAAGTAAAGGGTTTGCAGGAGAAACCATCTAAACTCGGCTGAATATGTTTTCGAGTTTGGTTTAGACAAACTCTTCTATCCCATGGAAATCCAATGCTACATTTTTTGTTGGTATATGTGTTTAATAAGCAATCATGCACTTCTTGCAAAAATTGTTTTGATCGGAAAGCAGGTTATTCCAATCATTATGTCCCAATTGTAGGTAGCCTTTacaagaatcaactttttggaattgaggagtctATTATTAGTGGTCTACTCATCCTAAAACGTATTCCAATCACTGTCAAGTTTATTAGACATTCTTGCTTTTGTCAACCTGAAATttctttgagtttttattttatccAGATATAGACCCTGTAGCATGTTTAATAATTTGCAATTGTTAATGTTGTTTGGTTGTTCCAGTGGTATGCTTGTCCAAGACCCCACCAGAGGCGGGGGTGACGTGGATTCAATTTTCACTCAAGCCAGACAGTTTGCACAAGGACCTCTGGAACCTTCGTCAAGCTCAAAAAGTTTTACTGGAACAGCTAGAACACTTACAGGAGAGACCGTTCCAACTGCTGCACCTCAGCCACCTGAGTCCATCAATCACACCATTACTTTCTGGAGGAATGGCTTTTCCATAGATGACGGTCCGCTGCGGAGGCTGGATGATCCTGCAAATGCAGCCTTCTTGGAAGTAAGTTTTCATGAAATTATCCAATCGTTTCAATTATTTTCAGAGCTCTATacctttttatatattttttggcATACCAGCTTTTGTTTTAAGTGAAGTTTACTGCTTGGGATCCAGATCTTCTGTTTAGTCAACTAGCTCTTTGCTGTTTTACTTTTAGTCATCCCATTGTCCAAATGTCATTGGATTCTGAAAAGTTATATAAGATGCTAGATTGAAAATGTCCAAGTTTTAAAACAACATTACATGGTTTTGATACAAAGAGACCTGAAAGACTAAGGGAAGATGGTAGCCTATTGTTCTGGAATCCTTAAATTTATATTTTCTGCTAGAGATTGACGGTCAAGCAACGTATGGCGCTGCAGAGGAGAGTGTTCTATTTAAAGATGATTGGCCCAGATTTGATCGAAACTCTTAGGAATGACCGGATCTACTTCAACATGTTTTGCCTTCAATATTTTGATAATATGTCAGTagttaaagaaaaataagaggagAGAGATGTATATACAAGTTGGTTTATTAGTTTTCATATGTGATTGCTTACATGCCATAATTAGTTGCTCTTCTTTTGCCTTTTTTGCACTTGTTTGTGGTACTttatttttctctgttttctgGTTTTATCTCTCTTCTGATAGAGATGATGTCTTATTTTAAATACAGAGCATCAAGAAGTCTGAGTGCCCAAAAGAGCTTGAACCAGCTAGTAGGAGGACTACTGTTCATGTCAGTCTTATGAAGCGGGAGGAAGACTACCCTGTATGTGCTAGTTCTTTTCTATTCTCTCGTAGTATGTTTGTTGTTGATCTTCATCCTATTCATTGTTTTTGATGTCTAGTTGCTTAACCTATTTGCAGGAACCATTGAAGCAGCGGGGTCAGGTTGCTTTTCAGGGTGTTGGAAGAACATTAGGTGGCAGCAGCTCGGAGTCAGCTGCCTCTGAGTCAACTGCTGCTGCCAGTCCTCCTCTTACAACTGCTCCATTGCCATCAATGGGCTTAACTGTTGATCAGTCATTGCCGTCGACCTCTATTCAGCTAAGGTTGGCAGATGGTACCCGGATGGTGTCTCGCTTCAACAACCACCATACAATCAGAGAAATCCATGCTTTTATCGATGCATCAAGACCTGGTGGGGTAAGAAATTACCGATTGCAGACAATGGGTTTTCCTCCAAAACAGCTCACTGATCTGGACCAGACAATTGAGCAGGCCGGTGTCGCCAATTCTGTTATCATCCAAAAACTCTAGGAACGTTGTAGACGCTTGAGTCTCAGAGCCAGATTTAAGTACATCTATCCTAGTTATGATGAATTCTTATTAGACCCAAGGAAGTTGAAATTATCCATGGAGGCGTTCATCAAACGGTTTATGTTTTTCTTATGCAAGATATTATGTGTTTCTAAAGCATAGGAAGCTAGTATGTTAAGTACATTGTTGTTGAATGAAGAACCTCTTTCAGGCAAAATGGCTTTCCTTcgttcttttctcttttctcggTCTACTTTTTCCCCTTCTAGTCTTCTACACAACTTCAAATGAATTTGTTTTTCAGGTTTAGCTTCATATATCTGCCAACAGAAAGAAGTGAATACAATCATCAATCATCAATCATCATGTATACTATATTTCAGGGTGGAAATCTGCCAAGCATATATAGTTTAGGATCTATATGCCACTCTATCTGAGTGGCCTGATCTTGCTTTTCAAATGCCATAATGATGCACTGAAGCATAGCTTCACGTACTGTCATTAGGCAAAACTTGTTCATGATCTAGTGAAAACACAAATATCAATCTGCAGTAAAGTTtaccctttttatttatttaggtaGTAGGCTATAACAGGTGTCTGCTCTCACATGTGTTGCCAACGAATTGTCGGTCGGTACTTGCACTTCCACATGTGTTGCCGACAAATTGTCCGTCGGTGTTTgcatttttcaaaaattttgctGATATATCGTTGGCGTTGCAAGGTTTTTTGCACTTTCACAAATATATCCAGACAAATTGTTTCTCTAAAAGTGTTTTTTtgccctttcaaaaaaaagaagtattTTTGCTTTTACCGATAAAAAAAGTGTTTAAAGGTGTGTGTTTTCACAACTAGTTTTTCTAACAAACGCTTCATCGCTGAAAGATGTTTATATTTTCACAAGTTTTTCTCGTGAATGTCTTGTCACTAAAAGGTATTTAAACTTTCACAAAATTTACCAACCGGTATGTGGATTCCTTGTTTTGTTTACCTAGATTAACCTCGATCGCCAAATTGTCACTAATTTTCACCCAGCTTGAATCAACTTTTTTATTCCCTTCATAACTATTTTCGATAACAATAAGAGCAATatatttcttcctttctttcccTTGTGCTGATTGCTGACATATCATCAGATTCCAAAATTTGTCTATGTTGAAAGGGAAGAAAACACGGATCAGAAACTCTTTTTGCTACCAGTCAAGTACCATATTGAATTATTGATAAGTGTCTGATATATATACTAAGCTAATAACCATACATTATTGCTTGATTTAGTTTTTAATGGTTAGTTATATGCATGACACACTGGAAATTATTCtaatgagattattttataaaggttgggtcacttacaccgtcggtgcatagaataatttccaatgtTTAGTAACCTAAGAAAAGTTGTTAGaaagtttgtaattaatgtaataaaataatgtgttgtgagtaataaatccccccccccccaaattttCCTTTGCTTTAGGAAACTGTTGCATTTCCTATTGCATTCCAAATGCAAgaaatgaacaactttcatTTTCCGATACTTACTTTATGCGAATCCAACAAGACTTTAATGTATGTATATATGAACTTATAGTTCATAAGGGTAACAATGCACGATGTGGTTTGCATAAGGTCGTTCATATTGTTAAAACAGCGCTTGCAATTTACTGATGATTGATTGTAGTGAGCTCGATTAGCCAGTAACCAATACTTTTGCataataataagaaaattaaactaaatgaaatgaaataaagAGTTCATGCACGTACGTGACATAAAAATCATTTTGAAGGCATCCCATATCATGTAACTTTTCATTACTATGATAATGAAATTTGAGGTTATGAACAAAGTAGATGTAAAATATTAGAAGTAAGTTATACGTACTTGAAGGGTGTTGAGTTGGTTAATCTTTCATTATCCAAACTCGAAAGAATAATATTGGATATAAGATTCAAACGTTTATGAAATAAATCTGCAAACTTTAAGGTTGTGTTTGTAGTCTTGTACAAGTGATGTATGTATTTAAGTATATTGTTTCGTAAGGATTTTACAACATTAATTTGCATATAAAGTTAAGGAAATAAGCAGTATGAAAAAACTGAGGTCGATTCTGAATGTTATGTTGAAATTTGCATTTCTCTATATATACGTGGCTCCAAAGAAGCGAAAGCATGAAACTTGCCACGaaaaaataagtaattaatAATTCTAACTTGCAGTGGGAATGAAACCAAAATACGAGCAGAGaagtgaggaagaagaagaagactggaGTCAAGGAAAGACAGAAGGGAACTTGCAGTGGGAATGAAACCAAAATACGAGCAGAGAagcgaggaagaagaagaagactggaGTCAAGGAAAGACAGAAGGGATGTAGGGACGTTCCGACAGCTTTTCTCTTTTCCCTTCCCCACGGCTACAGCTCCCAAAACCCACTTTTTCTAATCCTGAATTATTAAGAACTAGACCTAAACCTAGCTCAGTCCATGCTTTGATTGATGCTGATCTGCAATTCTGCAACATAGATAGATCAGTATCAACCAGtatcaattttcattttatatctTGAGAAGTATACGAATTCTGAGTATAAAAATAAGGACCCTAATTCACATTTTCCATAGATCCAGTTCTGTCCACTCCACAACGAATGAGTAACAACTAGCAACACATTGTGGTTTGCACTTGTTTATATGAGTACATACAGATGTCTTGGAGACTGATTCTGTTTGTTGGTCAATTTTTATGTGGTAGTTAACTAATTTTATCCCTACTAAGTATAAAACTTCAAGTTAGAACTCAAATAAAAACATGATTATGTCCATCAATCAAATAATCTTTGAAAATGAAGACGTAcgtaattaataaaattatataattttttaagaAACTGGTAAAAGAAGGGAGAAATAGTATTTAAATTCTAAAAACCATTAGTATACATTAGCACGTTTATCGATTGATGCATTAGTAGGTTATTAAATTGGTGTATTATTTATCGACATGTTAATTCATTCTATATTAATGTATTAATACGTTTCTTTTAACATTAGATTACATTTCTGCtgaagttgataataaatattaaggattgagattattttataaaggTTGGATCACTTACACCTTCGGTccataaaataatttccaatTAGAGAGATGGTTATATACATGGGAAAGAGAGAGGGGGCAATGGACACTGGACAAATAGGACAATCCAATCAAATGACCAGAGTATATTAAACAGGTTTTAATGGATGGAAGAAAGGAATGAGACAGACTAGCATCAAGCTCAATCAGTAAAATGACGGTTGACGTTTGATCATTTCCCATCAATCCACCACCACCGGGCCAACtggccaagaaaaaaaagagagggagagacagAGTATAGTAGTAGTGGTACATACAGATGCTTGTGTCACAGTACTGTCAAACAACATCATTAACCTCTCCCCCTTAAACCCTAATAATTAGACTCAAGACCTGCAATTCAGATACAGTTAGACGTCACTCACTGCGGTTCCAGTAATCGAGATGAAGAAAGACAAAGAGCTAGCTAGCTTTGCTTTTTGTATCGGGAAGGAAACATTTTAAGCTTCAGTAGGAGTTGCACAACTACACGTTAACTCCGCGTGCACACCTCGTTCACTGtgcatatctctctctctctctctcatctcggGCTCCTGTTTATGCACAGAAgcaagatgaaaaaaaaaaaaaattcttcatgTTTCTGACTGACCGCGACTGTTCACTGCCACACCCCCTTGGTCTTTCTAGCTAGCTGTAAAATGTACACTCTCAAGCTTAAAAACCGGGAGGCATTCCCCTCTTGTAGTAGAGCTCATAATTATTTACCAGCATTGAACAGATGGAGAGTGAAAGATGGTTTAGGGTTTCTAAtgtgagagagatagagaagatGGAGGGTGGGAGTAATAATTGTAATAGTAAGTATTACAGTCATGGTGTGATGGGATCTGGGTCTTCTTCTGGGATGTTGATGCCTCCTCCTCTTGTGAATTCTTATGCTACTGCTGCAGATCAAACTAGTAGTTCTAGTAACCAGCAGCACTACGTTTCTCTGCCTTTTACCAACATCAACCCAAACCAAAATGATAGTCAGGAATATGAGATGAGTATGAAAGCTAAGATCATGGGTCATCCTCTCTTCCCTCGCCTCTTGGCCTCTTATGTCAATTGTCAAAAGGTATATATAGCTTCTAGATTCTCTGATCTAGCTGCATGCCCTTGTTATGTCTCTCAATTTATTTGCTATTAATCATgagggtttttatttttattttttcaaggtTGGGGCACCTGCTGAAGTGGTGGCTAGGTTAGAGCATGCGGCTGCGGCCTCAATATCTTATGCGGCTGCAATTTCGGAAGCATGTGAAGAATCAGAACCAGACCCAGAGCTGGATCAGTTCATGGAGGCCTATTGTGAGATGCTTGCTAAGTACCATGAAGAGCTCACAAAGCCCTTCCATGAAGCCATGCTTGGCCTCTCTAAAATCAACTCCCAGCTCAAAGCTCTATCCGTTTCACCATCATATTCTGGTGACGATCCTTGTTTCTTCTCTAATTTATCTAATACTGCAATGAGATCGATCTAGAGGTCCTTCGAATTCCTTATTCCATGCATGTGTAACTTTTAATGGAATAAGAAAAGGGCTATCTTTCTAGCTTATTAATCAGGAAAAAAGCTTTTTGCTTAGTGGGTAGACTATTTAGTTCTAGCTCTTTTCTTTGTCTGGTCTAGAATGGGGTATCTACTTAGTTACTTGGTTATTTAATTATTGATGTCGTTCCATTTTCTAGTCTGTAGTGTTCAAGCCTTGAACAGTTTTCGAAGGCATTAGGATAATGAACAAGTGCATTTCTTTGAAAGCAATTGGAATGTAACACAAAATTTTAGTTTGGTAGGGTGGAACAAACTTTGCTTGCACAATTGCTGTGTTAGCATCCCAACTATAAAACTATTAATATTTCTCACTTGCAAGTTATTGGTGCATAGAACTAGCTTGATATTACCCTTGGATATACTCAGTTTATGCTTATGGCTGTAGACATTTCTTAAATAATCATGTCTAATCATAATTATAAGGCTGTCCTCAAATGTACCTGAAGAATCCTGATATATTTCTCATTAGCCTTTCATGCATATGGGAGATAGATGAGAAAGGCCATGTTTTCAAGTGAAAACGGGAGTCTTGGAGTCTGAGTTTGAAAATTTATCAAGAATGGACTTGACTGAGGAATTCCCTCTTCAAGCTAGGCATTGCTAAAAGTTGAAAGCATGAGGTTGAGTTAGATATAGATTTTACAGTATGAGGATATATGTAACTATATAtacacgtgtgtgtgtgtgtttcaaTTAATTTTCAGATAATCAATTTATGTAGTTGGTTTCTCACTTGTGGTAATGGAAGTTGGATTTCTCTTAGTTTCCAATGGAGTGACTGCTGTTTTAATACTTTATAGTACTATCATTCCCTAATATTAAGTTTTATATATCCATGAGATGGATCTGTTCATTCAAAAGTTACGTGTATGTGAGCTAGGGCACTTATCATTCAGTTCCCATTGATCAGCGTATTTGCTAGTTTATTATATTGTTGATGGAGATGACTTAGCATTCCAATTCAGCTAGCTAGGTGATTGTATAATAATTTTTAAGCATAGCTACATGTATTAGTCACCATATGCCTTTGACATGACACTTAGTTCTCACTCTTTTACTGTTACTCAAATCCTAATCATTTATGCATAATTAAACTCTCTGCTATTTTTGGTTATAAGAAACAAAGTTGATTAGTCAAGTGACTCTAGGCACCTAGGCAAAAATTTGGCCACCAAGTTGAAGCTATATATACTTTTTGCATGTTTTTCTACCCAATCATTTGTTCATTGATGGATATGACTGAAGCATATGGTTAAGTACTTACATTTGCATCTTATATATGATTCTTCCACTGATTTGTGGCACGGTCAGCTAGTACTGGTGATCTTGTTAGACAAAGGGGATCTTCAGAAGAGGCTGATGTGAATGagagtggcatagatccaagaGCCGAAGATTGGGATATTAAAGCTAAGCTTCTGCAAAAATATGGTGGATGTCTTGGCAGTCTCAGCCAGGAGTtgaagcagaagaaaaaaaacggaAAGTTGCCCAAGGAAGCCCGGGTTCAATTGCAAGAATGGTGGAGCAGAAATTACACATGGCCCTATCCATCGGTATGCATCAGTTCCACTCTATATACATGTTCTTGAACACAATTCAGATTATCTATCTTTACTCTTGCACACGCATAACTCGTGATAGTTAATCTTCATCTGTAGCAGTATCTATGATTGGTTATACATTAGAATAATACTAGTTTGTGCTGGTGATAGTCTTGAATCTATTATTATACATGGTAATCTTCTTTTTCTGATAGTTTTCCGGTATGAatgatactatatatatatatgtacattggTATATGCAGGAGCCTCAAAAGTTCGGACTAGCAGCATCTACAGGTCTGACTGTGAAGCAGATAAACAACTGGTTCATAAACCAAAGGAAACGCCATTGGAAGCCGTCTTCAGAGGGTATGCAACTTGCTATGGTGGACGTGGATCATCCCCAATTCTACTATATGGACCATCTCATCTGCAATCCTTTACCTATGGATTGCACATCTACTCCTTTGGTTTGATTGATCATATGTATGGAACATACCCTAGCTGGCTGAATATCGAAGGGCTAATGTACTTGAACTAGCAATGATGTTTACATATAACTAATTTCCATTTTGAGGCACAGTGAACTTATCAATGTATGGTAAATATGGATTGCACGTCTACTCCTTtggtttgattgataatatgtaTGGAAAATATCCTAGCTTAGCTGATTGATAATCGTTGGGCTCATGTTACTTGGACTTGCAATGATGTTTACATCTAACTAATCACCATTTTGAGGCCACAATTAACGTACCATTGTAAACCGGCTACTTCCTTTGGTAGATTTCCAGATAGAGAACTTCGGTGTCTCTGGAGCCCAACCTACACCGCTTTATCGTTTAATAAATATTCTTTCCTTCTAACTCTTCCCATGAAATCGGCATGAAATTCATTGATTACAAACATAGGgcctaaaagaaaataaaactggATTCTAAACTCTGCATGGCTCTCATTTGTTCCTCTTCTCTCATATCATCTCCTTGAACAACTTTACCAGCATCATTTGCAGCACCAACTTCAACAGCACTACTCCAAGGAACATCTTGCATTTTCAGCACCGGGGTTTGAACCATATCACCAGCACCGACATCAGCAGGCGGCTGATACACTGGGATCTCTACAAATCTACAATGTCGGCCAAGTTATGGATTGGGTCCACGGATCCGAACCAGCCTTAAGCTTTAGTAAGGCAATGTGACGGCATCTCTAACTCGCTGCCCTCAGTAACCACCGGCAATTCCCGAATGGTATTGAGGTGCTTCAACTCCAACAACATGCATGATGAACCTGTAGGATTTCCCTCGAGTCGTTGTGACTTGTGAGCCATTCTACAATCCTCGTTTGGTTCGCAgaaagtaagcatcaggaaaggaaagttgttcatttcctgTCTTTGGGAtgcaaaaagaaaggaaatactttcctgaagcaaaggaaatactttcctgaagcAAAGGGAAATAGGGGGAAAATGGTTCATTCCATActccaaatgaatcactttccccccttctttccttgcatttattactcacaacatattattttattccattaattacatactttttaacaactttccggataactttccttacattaccaaacatcggaatggaaagttctTTAGAAagttcatttcccttcccatgggaaagacaaaggaactACTTTCCTTTCTGTGAACCAAACGAGTAAGAGACAAACTCTGACATGCATCATCATTTGATAAAAAAGGAATAGCACATCGCAAAACCAAATTTGATTTTTTCAACAAGTGATCGTGTGCAACTTCTTAGTCCAAATCCCCTATGAAATGGATCAAAGTAATCgaaaagaaaatattaattCGAATCCAAGATCGTATATCAATAAAACACTTTTCTTGCAATATATATCCAATGTTTTCTAAACAGAACAAAGCTAAAGAATCCAAAATAATATACTCAATCATGTGGCTTTAGTTCCAAGAACCGTAGATGAACAAGTCGATTTGATCAAGgacagggccggtcctgagatttCGGAGGCCTAGAGAGATAATTATAATGAGGCTTACTAATTGTGTATCCATTAAAACACTAGGACAATTTTGGTGCCACAGAGAAAGTAAAATAAGTTTGATAACttgaaaatgactattaagTACTAAATATAAAGTTTATTTTTGTTGAGTTTCAGTTTCCTTGTTTGTTGTAAGGCC is a window from the Rosa chinensis cultivar Old Blush chromosome 2, RchiOBHm-V2, whole genome shotgun sequence genome containing:
- the LOC112188125 gene encoding homeobox protein knotted-1-like LET6 — encoded protein: MESERWFRVSNVREIEKMEGGSNNCNSKYYSHGVMGSGSSSGMLMPPPLVNSYATAADQTSSSSNQQHYVSLPFTNINPNQNDSQEYEMSMKAKIMGHPLFPRLLASYVNCQKVGAPAEVVARLEHAAAASISYAAAISEACEESEPDPELDQFMEAYCEMLAKYHEELTKPFHEAMLGLSKINSQLKALSVSPSYSASTGDLVRQRGSSEEADVNESGIDPRAEDWDIKAKLLQKYGGCLGSLSQELKQKKKNGKLPKEARVQLQEWWSRNYTWPYPSEPQKFGLAASTGLTVKQINNWFINQRKRHWKPSSEGMQLAMVDVDHPQFYYMDHLICNPLPMDCTSTPLV
- the LOC112188124 gene encoding plant UBX domain-containing protein 4 gives rise to the protein MEAEAQESSPQNDAVITSFCEITSASKQEALFFLESHNYDLDAAVSTFLDNENAAADDDAAVTVTNPVQPSHSLSPSPSHSPEYSPSQSPTRSRSPSPAPSRPAYQLRSKRAASGTSKEDNKPPAARTRGGIRTLSDLNRRPVKDGSDSDSDEPNEYYTGGEKSGMLVQDPTRGGGDVDSIFTQARQFAQGPLEPSSSSKSFTGTARTLTGETVPTAAPQPPESINHTITFWRNGFSIDDGPLRRLDDPANAAFLESIKKSECPKELEPASRRTTVHVSLMKREEDYPEPLKQRGQVAFQGVGRTLGGSSSESAASESTAAASPPLTTAPLPSMGLTVDQSLPSTSIQLRLADGTRMVSRFNNHHTIREIHAFIDASRPGGVRNYRLQTMGFPPKQLTDLDQTIEQAGVANSVIIQKL